Proteins from a genomic interval of Chryseobacterium indologenes:
- a CDS encoding phage integrase SAM-like domain-containing protein, translating to MATLKYILQSKKPNSTLHARFSIGANKVYKRATRETINPEDWNAKKGMVIQRTALSREDQYRQNELESVLDKLKAFILEQYRKRSESEIINGEWLEEIIEAYYSGGRKTEQLDFIENYLVHYTLNILPYRKYKGKPISKRTQQKHLTIINKFQDFLKTEKKKLKVSDYNISVGNRFVSFLRKQNLNDNTVGKYLKYTKTIFKDAKIDNIEVHDQLTEIKGFTTFTPTPYLKIEELKKIQDLLLVGERLEQTRDWLIIGCYTGQRASDLFRMTTERILMINGKEFINLSQKKTKAPVLVPIHIEVRKILDKRVGKFPARFSENIESAKTIFNENLKRFANWQVLIG from the coding sequence ATGGCCACTTTAAAATATATACTCCAGTCAAAGAAACCTAATTCCACATTACATGCTCGTTTTTCTATAGGGGCAAATAAAGTATATAAAAGAGCTACAAGAGAGACTATTAATCCAGAGGATTGGAATGCTAAAAAAGGAATGGTGATCCAAAGAACGGCATTAAGCAGGGAAGATCAATATCGACAAAATGAATTGGAAAGTGTTTTAGATAAGCTGAAAGCATTTATTTTAGAACAGTACAGAAAACGTTCAGAGAGTGAGATTATTAATGGAGAGTGGCTAGAAGAAATCATAGAAGCTTATTATTCAGGTGGGAGAAAAACAGAGCAGTTGGATTTTATAGAAAATTATTTAGTACATTATACACTTAATATTCTGCCATACCGGAAATATAAAGGTAAACCCATTTCAAAAAGAACTCAGCAAAAGCATCTGACTATAATAAATAAATTTCAGGATTTTTTGAAGACTGAAAAAAAGAAGTTGAAAGTATCGGACTATAATATTTCGGTCGGTAATAGATTTGTTTCTTTTTTGAGAAAACAGAATTTAAATGATAACACGGTTGGGAAATATCTGAAGTATACCAAAACAATATTTAAAGATGCTAAAATTGATAATATAGAAGTGCATGATCAGCTTACAGAAATCAAAGGATTTACAACATTTACCCCAACCCCTTATTTAAAAATTGAAGAGCTAAAAAAGATACAGGACTTACTGCTTGTAGGAGAAAGGCTAGAACAAACTCGTGATTGGCTGATCATTGGATGTTATACTGGTCAGAGGGCTTCTGATCTTTTTAGAATGACCACTGAAAGAATTCTTATGATTAATGGTAAAGAATTTATTAACCTGAGTCAGAAGAAAACTAAGGCTCCTGTTTTGGTTCCTATTCATATTGAAGTAAGAAAGATACTGGATAAAAGAGTGGGCAAGTTTCCTGCTCGATTTTCAGAAAATATAGAAAGTGCGAAAACTATTTTTAATGAGAATCTAAAAAGATTTGCAAACTGGCAGGTATTGATAGGATAG